One genomic region from Solwaraspora sp. WMMD792 encodes:
- the cobM gene encoding precorrin-4 C(11)-methyltransferase: MTVRFVGAGPGAADLITVRGREVVATSPVCLYAGSLVPTELLAHCPPGARLVDTARLTLDEIVAEMLAAHAAGLDVARLHSGDPSLFSAVAEQIRRLDAAGVPYQIVPGVPAFAAAAAALGRELTVPEIGQTVILTRVSVSSTAMPPGEDLATLGASRATLVLHLAVQRIDEVVDDLLPHYGPDCPAAVVARASRPDEVLLRGTLADIAGQVHTAGVRRTAVIVVGAVLGAAGFPDSHLYSADRCRQ, from the coding sequence GTGACCGTACGATTCGTCGGCGCCGGCCCCGGTGCCGCCGACCTGATCACCGTCCGGGGCCGCGAGGTCGTCGCGACCAGCCCGGTCTGCCTGTACGCCGGCAGTCTGGTCCCGACCGAGCTGCTCGCCCACTGCCCACCCGGGGCCCGGCTGGTCGACACCGCCCGGCTGACCCTGGACGAGATCGTCGCCGAGATGCTGGCCGCGCACGCCGCCGGGCTCGACGTCGCCCGGCTGCACTCCGGCGACCCCTCGCTGTTCAGCGCCGTCGCCGAACAGATCCGTCGGTTGGACGCCGCCGGGGTGCCGTACCAGATCGTGCCCGGCGTGCCCGCCTTCGCCGCGGCCGCCGCCGCGCTCGGCCGGGAACTGACCGTCCCGGAGATCGGCCAGACGGTGATCCTGACCCGGGTGTCCGTCAGCTCCACCGCCATGCCGCCGGGCGAGGACCTGGCCACCCTCGGTGCCAGCCGGGCCACCCTGGTGCTGCACCTGGCCGTGCAGCGCATCGACGAGGTGGTGGACGACCTGCTACCGCACTACGGCCCGGACTGCCCGGCCGCGGTGGTGGCCCGGGCGAGTCGTCCCGACGAGGTGCTGCTGCGGGGCACGCTGGCTGACATCGCCGGCCAGGTGCACACCGCCGGCGTACGGCGTACCGCGGTGATCGTCGTCGGCGCGGTGCTCGGCGCGGCAGGTTTCCCCGACAGCCATCTGTACAGCGCCGACCGGTGCCGGCAGTGA
- a CDS encoding precorrin-8X methylmutase, whose translation MMDHVRDAAEIYRQSFATIRAEADLSRLTAEQARVAVRMIHSCGMVDLVDDLVFSPQVVAAAQGALRAGAPILCDATMVAAGITRRRLPADNPVLCALSDPRVPELADRLGTTRSAAAVELWVDRLDGAVVAVGNAPTALFRLLELVDAGAGRPSAVLGVPVGFIGAAESKQALIDHGGLEHLVVRGRRGGSAMAAAALNAIANDDEGQVGR comes from the coding sequence ATGATGGACCATGTCCGCGACGCGGCAGAGATCTACCGGCAGTCGTTCGCCACCATCCGTGCCGAGGCCGACCTGAGCCGACTCACCGCCGAGCAGGCCCGGGTCGCGGTGCGGATGATCCACTCCTGCGGAATGGTCGACCTGGTCGACGACTTGGTCTTCTCGCCGCAGGTGGTGGCTGCCGCCCAGGGCGCGTTGCGGGCCGGCGCGCCGATCCTCTGCGACGCCACGATGGTCGCCGCCGGCATCACCCGGCGCCGGCTGCCGGCCGACAACCCGGTGCTGTGCGCCCTGTCCGACCCCCGGGTGCCCGAGCTGGCCGACCGGCTGGGCACCACTCGCAGCGCCGCGGCCGTCGAGCTGTGGGTCGACCGCCTTGACGGCGCGGTGGTCGCCGTCGGCAACGCACCGACCGCGCTGTTCCGGCTGTTGGAGCTGGTCGACGCCGGTGCCGGCCGGCCGTCGGCGGTGCTCGGCGTACCGGTCGGTTTCATCGGCGCCGCCGAGTCCAAGCAGGCTTTGATCGACCATGGTGGACTGGAACACCTGGTGGTCCGGGGACGACGCGGTGGCAGCGCGATGGCCGCCGCCGCACTCAACGCGATCGCCAACGACGACGAGGGACAGGTGGGGCGTTGA
- the cbiE gene encoding precorrin-6y C5,15-methyltransferase (decarboxylating) subunit CbiE, whose protein sequence is MPPRSGPAVVTVVGIGADGWDGLSGAGRSALRAATALLGSRRQIELIPPPERPAATGTWPTPLLAHLPRLLDEHRGQHLAVLASGDPMHYGIGGTLVRLLGPDRVRAVPHPSVVSLACARLGWPVEEVDVVSAVGRPVQLLHPLIHPGRRLLVLSAGTTTLGEVAGLLTARGYGPSPLTVLEQLGGAREQLRTATAQEWGGLDVDPLNVVAVDCRAEPGTPPLPRVPGLPDDVYQHDGQLTKREIRAVTLARLGPLPGQLLWDIGAGSGSIAIEWSRAHPQCRAVAVEHDPRRAERIAANAATLGVPGITVVAAAAPQALVGLDPPDAIFVGGGVTTTGLLDAAWSALRPGGRLVVNAVTVESEALLAGWHSRIGGDLTRIAVNRAAPVGGFTGWRPMMPVTQWVVERQ, encoded by the coding sequence ATGCCCCCCAGATCCGGACCGGCTGTGGTCACCGTCGTCGGTATCGGCGCCGACGGATGGGACGGGCTGTCCGGCGCCGGCCGGTCGGCGCTGCGCGCCGCGACCGCGCTGCTGGGCAGCCGCCGGCAGATCGAGCTGATCCCACCGCCCGAACGGCCGGCGGCCACCGGCACCTGGCCCACCCCGCTGCTCGCCCACCTGCCCCGGCTGCTCGACGAACACCGCGGGCAGCACCTCGCGGTGCTGGCCAGTGGCGACCCGATGCACTACGGCATCGGCGGCACCCTGGTCCGGCTACTCGGCCCCGACCGGGTACGGGCGGTGCCCCACCCGTCGGTGGTCTCGTTGGCCTGCGCCCGGCTCGGCTGGCCGGTCGAGGAGGTCGACGTGGTCAGCGCCGTCGGCCGCCCGGTACAGCTGCTGCACCCGCTGATCCACCCCGGGCGTCGGCTGCTGGTGCTCAGCGCCGGCACGACCACCCTGGGTGAGGTGGCCGGCCTGCTCACCGCCCGGGGCTACGGACCCAGCCCGCTGACCGTACTGGAACAACTCGGCGGCGCCCGGGAACAGCTGCGGACGGCCACCGCCCAGGAGTGGGGCGGCCTCGATGTCGACCCGCTCAACGTCGTCGCGGTGGACTGCCGGGCCGAGCCGGGCACCCCGCCGCTGCCCCGGGTGCCAGGGCTGCCCGACGACGTCTACCAGCACGACGGCCAGCTGACCAAACGGGAGATCCGGGCGGTCACGCTGGCCCGGCTGGGTCCCCTGCCCGGGCAGCTGCTCTGGGACATCGGGGCCGGATCGGGCAGCATCGCCATCGAGTGGTCCCGTGCCCATCCGCAGTGCCGGGCCGTCGCCGTGGAACACGATCCACGGCGGGCTGAACGGATCGCGGCGAACGCGGCGACGCTCGGCGTACCGGGCATCACGGTGGTCGCCGCGGCAGCCCCGCAGGCACTGGTCGGTCTCGACCCCCCGGACGCGATCTTCGTCGGCGGCGGGGTCACCACCACCGGGCTGCTGGACGCCGCCTGGTCGGCACTGCGGCCCGGCGGCCGGCTGGTGGTCAACGCGGTGACCGTCGAGTCCGAGGCGCTGCTCGCCGGTTGGCACTCCCGCATCGGCGGCGACCTGACCCGGATCGCCGTCAACCGGGCCGCACCGGTCGGCGGGTTCACCGGGTGGCGACCGATGATGCCGGTGACCCAGTGGGTGGTGGAACGCCAGTGA
- a CDS encoding cobalt-precorrin-6A reductase: MPAVTGHRTRPGPDGGPRVLILGGTAQARQLAAALSTDPPTRVVTSLAGRVARPRLPHGETRVGGFGGPDGLARWLRDERIGAVVDATHPFANRISTSAVTACAQTGTPLLVLRRPGWTAGPGDVWHRVPDLTAAAAALPALGSRAMLTTGRQSLAAFAPLSGVFFLIRTVDPPQPPLPADRVLLLDRGPYTVDGERTLMRTHAIDVLVTKDSGGDETYAKLVAARELGLPVLMVNRAAAPPAPTVSDVNAAVTWLAGLGAAAGAQPG, encoded by the coding sequence GTGCCGGCAGTGACCGGTCACCGGACCCGCCCCGGCCCGGACGGCGGACCCCGGGTGCTCATTCTCGGCGGCACCGCCCAGGCCCGTCAGCTCGCCGCCGCCCTGTCGACCGACCCGCCGACGCGGGTGGTCACCTCGCTGGCCGGCCGGGTGGCCCGGCCCCGGCTGCCGCACGGCGAGACCCGCGTCGGTGGCTTCGGTGGACCGGACGGGCTGGCCCGCTGGCTACGGGACGAACGCATCGGTGCCGTGGTGGACGCGACCCACCCGTTCGCGAACCGGATCTCCACCTCGGCGGTCACCGCCTGTGCCCAGACCGGCACACCGCTGCTGGTGCTGCGCCGGCCGGGCTGGACGGCCGGGCCGGGCGACGTCTGGCACCGGGTGCCGGACCTGACCGCTGCCGCCGCCGCGCTGCCCGCACTGGGCAGCCGGGCGATGCTGACCACCGGCCGGCAGAGCCTGGCCGCATTCGCGCCGCTGAGCGGCGTCTTCTTCCTGATCCGGACGGTGGACCCGCCGCAGCCGCCGCTGCCCGCCGACCGGGTACTGCTGCTCGACCGTGGGCCGTACACCGTGGACGGCGAACGGACGCTGATGCGCACGCACGCCATCGACGTGCTGGTCACCAAGGACAGCGGCGGCGACGAGACGTACGCCAAGCTCGTCGCCGCCCGCGAGCTCGGACTGCCGGTGCTGATGGTCAACCGGGCCGCCGCGCCACCCGCACCGACGGTCAGCGACGTCAACGCCGCCGTGACCTGGCTGGCCGGGCTCGGCGCGGCGGCAGGTGCTCAGCCCGGGTAG
- a CDS encoding precorrin-3B synthase — protein sequence MPALPSPPARGAPDACPGAVQLHPAADGLLARIRCPGGLLTAVQLRLLAAVARDHGDGHLELTSRANVQVRAVAAAATGPFAARLRAAGLLPSTAHERVRNILGSALADIDTPAAWDVGAQVRALDTAICAEPDLARLSGRFLFAIDDGRGDTVAARADVGLLPGPDDEVTVLLAGADHGLRARPADAVRVAVAAARAFLDDPDAAAGSAWRLDDLTPAALDRVVIRAGTAPGVRRTARRWQPLTPAGGPVAPVGVRHRPDGDFALVVAVPLGRLTVDQVDLLAAASPQLRITPWRGVVLPRVTDPAGWADRFTRAGLVTDPDSPWLGVTACAGLPGCARSRADVRADAAATHAGRPAPTGGVPALGRRHRLPVHWIGCERGCGSPAGPMVRVTATGDGYQIDAPDRTSIRLPTGAALGAAVQTAREEP from the coding sequence GTGCCCGCCTTGCCATCGCCGCCCGCCCGGGGCGCACCCGATGCCTGCCCCGGCGCCGTGCAACTGCACCCGGCCGCCGACGGCCTGCTGGCCAGGATCCGTTGCCCCGGAGGGCTGCTCACCGCCGTCCAGCTGCGGCTGCTGGCCGCCGTCGCCCGCGACCACGGTGATGGACATCTCGAACTGACCAGCCGGGCAAACGTCCAGGTGCGCGCGGTCGCGGCCGCCGCCACCGGACCGTTCGCCGCCCGGCTGCGTGCGGCCGGGCTGCTACCGTCGACCGCGCACGAACGGGTCCGCAATATCCTCGGCTCCGCCCTCGCCGACATCGACACCCCGGCGGCCTGGGACGTCGGGGCGCAGGTCCGCGCCCTCGACACCGCGATCTGCGCGGAGCCGGACCTGGCCCGGCTCTCCGGGCGGTTCCTCTTCGCCATCGACGATGGCCGAGGCGACACCGTTGCGGCCCGAGCCGACGTCGGTCTGCTGCCCGGACCGGACGACGAGGTGACCGTGCTGCTCGCCGGTGCCGACCACGGGCTGCGGGCCCGGCCCGCCGACGCGGTACGGGTCGCGGTCGCCGCCGCCCGTGCCTTCCTGGACGATCCGGACGCGGCGGCCGGCAGCGCGTGGCGCCTCGATGACCTGACTCCGGCAGCGCTGGACCGCGTCGTGATCCGGGCCGGCACCGCACCCGGGGTACGGCGTACCGCGCGGCGGTGGCAACCACTGACGCCGGCCGGCGGCCCCGTCGCGCCGGTCGGGGTGCGGCACCGTCCCGACGGCGACTTCGCCCTCGTCGTGGCGGTCCCGTTGGGACGCTTGACAGTCGACCAGGTCGACCTGCTCGCGGCCGCGTCGCCGCAGCTGAGGATCACGCCGTGGCGGGGGGTGGTGCTGCCCCGGGTCACCGACCCCGCCGGTTGGGCGGACCGGTTCACCCGCGCCGGGCTGGTTACCGACCCCGACTCGCCGTGGCTCGGAGTGACCGCCTGCGCCGGGCTGCCGGGCTGTGCCCGGTCCCGGGCCGACGTGCGCGCCGACGCGGCAGCGACGCACGCCGGGCGGCCGGCCCCGACCGGCGGTGTGCCAGCACTGGGGCGTCGTCACCGCCTGCCGGTGCACTGGATCGGCTGTGAGCGTGGCTGCGGCAGTCCGGCCGGGCCGATGGTCCGGGTGACCGCCACCGGTGACGGGTACCAGATCGACGCCCCCGACCGGACCAGCATCCGCCTCCCGACCGGGGCCGCCCTCGGTGCGGCCGTCCAGACCGCACGTGAGGAGCCATGA
- a CDS encoding pirin family protein: MSAAASGSIRYDGTTVVGAQPESVLLPGHDVPLGRYTTVRRLLPQRPRRMVGAWCFVDHFGPDDVAGRPGMQIPPHPHTGLQTVTWLVDGEILHRDSLGSVQSIVPGQLNLMTAGHGIAHSEQSPPAHPPVMHGLQLWVALPESARHGEPRFEHHAALPQVGAGDARITVVVGEYAGVRSPAEMASPIVGAQVDIDTDAPVALTLRDDFEYALLTMSGTARVDGVELAPGGLLYLGEGRSATTVTTDGSTRLFLLGGEPFDEPLVMWWNFVARSHEELVAARDGWAAGRRFGTVTGCVDAPLPAPEMPITRIKARDRHGRTVG; this comes from the coding sequence ATGAGTGCGGCGGCGTCGGGGAGCATCCGGTACGACGGGACGACGGTCGTCGGCGCGCAGCCGGAGAGCGTGCTGCTACCCGGCCACGACGTGCCGCTGGGCCGCTACACGACGGTCCGGCGGCTGCTGCCGCAGCGACCCCGGCGCATGGTCGGTGCCTGGTGTTTCGTGGACCACTTCGGGCCTGACGACGTGGCGGGGCGGCCCGGCATGCAGATTCCGCCGCACCCGCACACCGGGCTGCAGACGGTGACCTGGCTGGTCGACGGTGAGATTCTGCACCGGGACAGCCTGGGCAGCGTGCAGTCGATCGTGCCGGGGCAGCTCAACCTGATGACCGCCGGGCACGGCATCGCCCACTCGGAGCAGTCGCCGCCGGCGCATCCGCCGGTGATGCACGGCCTGCAACTGTGGGTGGCGTTGCCCGAGTCGGCCAGGCACGGCGAGCCTCGGTTCGAGCATCATGCCGCGTTGCCGCAGGTGGGTGCCGGTGACGCGCGGATCACCGTGGTGGTCGGTGAGTACGCCGGTGTCCGGTCCCCGGCCGAGATGGCGAGCCCGATCGTCGGTGCACAAGTCGACATCGACACCGATGCGCCCGTCGCGCTGACGCTGCGCGACGATTTCGAGTACGCCCTGCTGACGATGTCCGGCACGGCCCGGGTCGACGGGGTGGAGCTGGCCCCGGGCGGGCTGCTCTACCTGGGCGAGGGCCGGTCGGCCACGACGGTGACCACCGACGGCTCGACCCGGCTGTTCCTGCTCGGTGGGGAGCCGTTCGACGAGCCGCTCGTGATGTGGTGGAACTTCGTCGCCCGCAGCCACGAGGAGCTGGTCGCCGCCCGCGACGGCTGGGCGGCCGGTAGGCGGTTCGGCACGGTGACCGGCTGCGTCGACGCCCCGCTGCCGGCGCCGGAAATGCCGATCACCCGGATCAAGGCCCGCGACCGGCACGGCCGTACCGTCGGCTGA
- the cobN gene encoding cobaltochelatase subunit CobN has translation MMLLLSTSDTDLLSGRASGADWRLANPTRLSVDDLPQLLAGVDLVVVRLLGGRRAWPDGMDELLAGPRPVVVLSGEQAPDAALMELSTVPAGVAAEAHAYLAHGGPPNLAELHRFLSDTVLLTGHGFAAPQPAPEWGVLERTSVPAAPGRPSVAVLYYRAHHLAGNTGFVHALCDAVDAAGGRALPVYCSSLRSADPQLLATLGQADALVVTVLAAGGTRPATVGAGGDDDSWDVGALAELDVPILQGLCLTSSRQTWAATDDGLSPLDAATQVAIPEFDGRLITVPFSFKEIDADGLSVYVADPERAARVAGIAVRHAMLRHVAPADKRIAVLLSAYPTKHARIGNAVGLDTPASVLALLRTLRDAGYDVGPPDGPDAVPGLADADGDGDGDGDALMHALIAAGGQDPDWLTEDQLAGNPVRITAADYRRWYAEFPAELREQVERHWGPPPGELYVDTSRDPDGEIVLAALRAGNVVLLVQPPRGFGANPVAIYHDPDLPPSHHYLAAYRWLEHGFGAHAVVHVGKHGNLEWLPGKTVGLSAGCGPDAALGDLPLIYPFLVNDPGEGTQAKRRAHATLIDHLVPPMARAESYGDIARLEQLLDEHANIAALDPAKLPAIRAQIWTLIQAARLDHDLGLDDRPHDAEFDDFLLHVDGWLCEVKDVQIRDGLHVLGSAPVGAARVDLVLAMLRARQMWAGQVAALPGLREALGLDESGTDRDGTDAAEAVARELVVAMEEHGWRPDAAAEVTTRVLGGGDDGRATLVTRILEFAATEVVPRLARTTDELAHVVHALAGGYVPAGPSGSPLRGLINVLPTGRNFYSVDPKAVPSRLAWETGQAMAESLLARYRADTGDWPRSVGLSVWGTSAMRTAGDDIAEVLALLGVRPVWDEASRRVTGVTVVPTEELGRPRIDVTVRISGFFRDAFPHVVAMLDDAVRQVAALDEPDELNFVAAHARADLATHGDTRRATMRIFGSKPGTYGAGLLQLIDSRNWRDDADLAEVYAVWGGYAYGRDLDGAPARDQMESAYRRIAVAAKNIDTREHDIADSDDYFQYHGGMIATVRALTGSAPAAYVGDSTRPEAVRTRALHEETARIFRARVVNPRWLAAMRRHGYKGAFELAATVDYLFGYDATAGVVADWMYDKLAETYVLDEVNQRFLTESNPWALHGITERLLEAADRKLWEYPDPAVLDGLREVFLRTEGDLEDRAG, from the coding sequence ATGATGCTACTTTTGTCCACTTCAGATACTGATCTGTTGAGTGGACGGGCCAGCGGTGCCGACTGGCGCCTGGCAAACCCGACCCGGCTGTCGGTCGACGACCTTCCGCAGCTGCTGGCCGGCGTCGACCTCGTGGTGGTCCGGCTGCTCGGCGGCCGCCGGGCCTGGCCGGACGGGATGGACGAACTGCTGGCCGGACCCCGTCCGGTGGTGGTGCTCAGCGGTGAGCAGGCCCCGGACGCCGCCCTGATGGAGCTGTCCACCGTACCCGCCGGGGTGGCCGCCGAGGCGCACGCCTACCTGGCCCACGGCGGCCCACCGAACCTCGCCGAGCTGCACCGTTTCCTGTCCGACACGGTGCTGCTCACCGGGCACGGCTTCGCCGCGCCGCAGCCGGCTCCGGAGTGGGGCGTACTGGAGCGCACGAGCGTGCCGGCGGCACCGGGGCGGCCGAGCGTGGCGGTGCTCTACTACCGGGCCCACCACCTGGCCGGCAACACCGGCTTCGTGCACGCGCTGTGCGACGCGGTCGACGCCGCCGGCGGTCGGGCGCTGCCGGTCTACTGCTCGTCGCTGCGCTCGGCCGACCCGCAGCTGCTGGCCACCCTGGGTCAGGCCGATGCCCTGGTGGTGACCGTGCTGGCCGCCGGCGGGACCCGACCGGCGACCGTCGGCGCCGGAGGCGACGACGACTCCTGGGACGTCGGCGCCCTCGCCGAGCTGGACGTGCCGATCCTGCAGGGGCTCTGCCTGACCAGCTCGCGGCAGACCTGGGCGGCCACCGACGACGGACTGTCCCCGTTGGATGCCGCGACCCAGGTGGCCATCCCCGAATTCGACGGCCGGCTGATCACCGTGCCGTTCTCGTTCAAGGAGATCGACGCCGACGGCCTGTCGGTGTACGTGGCCGACCCCGAGCGGGCCGCCCGGGTCGCCGGGATCGCGGTCCGCCACGCCATGCTGCGCCACGTCGCTCCGGCCGACAAACGGATCGCGGTGCTGCTGTCGGCGTACCCGACGAAGCACGCCCGGATCGGCAACGCGGTCGGCCTGGACACCCCCGCGAGCGTCCTGGCGCTGCTGCGGACGCTGCGCGACGCCGGCTACGACGTCGGGCCGCCGGACGGTCCGGACGCGGTCCCCGGCCTGGCCGACGCCGACGGCGACGGCGACGGCGACGGCGACGCGTTGATGCACGCGCTGATCGCTGCCGGCGGGCAGGATCCGGACTGGCTGACCGAGGATCAGCTGGCCGGCAACCCGGTGCGGATCACGGCCGCCGACTACCGCCGCTGGTACGCCGAGTTCCCGGCCGAGCTGCGCGAACAGGTTGAACGGCACTGGGGTCCGCCACCGGGCGAGCTGTACGTGGACACTTCCCGCGACCCCGACGGCGAGATCGTGCTCGCCGCGCTGCGCGCCGGCAACGTCGTGCTGCTGGTGCAGCCGCCGCGCGGCTTCGGGGCCAACCCGGTGGCCATCTACCACGACCCGGACCTGCCGCCGAGCCACCACTACCTGGCCGCCTACCGGTGGCTGGAGCACGGCTTCGGCGCGCACGCCGTGGTGCACGTCGGCAAGCACGGCAACCTGGAGTGGCTACCGGGCAAGACGGTCGGGCTCAGCGCCGGCTGCGGGCCGGACGCCGCCCTCGGCGATCTGCCGCTGATCTACCCGTTCCTGGTCAACGACCCCGGTGAGGGCACCCAGGCCAAACGCCGGGCGCACGCCACCCTGATCGACCACCTGGTGCCGCCGATGGCCCGGGCGGAGAGCTACGGCGACATCGCCCGGCTGGAGCAACTGCTCGACGAGCATGCGAACATCGCCGCCCTGGACCCGGCGAAACTGCCGGCGATCCGGGCGCAGATCTGGACCCTGATCCAGGCCGCCCGGCTCGACCACGACCTCGGTCTGGACGACCGGCCGCACGACGCCGAGTTCGACGACTTCCTGCTGCACGTCGACGGCTGGCTCTGCGAGGTCAAGGACGTGCAGATCCGCGACGGGCTGCACGTGCTCGGCTCGGCACCGGTCGGCGCGGCCCGGGTCGACCTGGTGCTGGCGATGCTGCGGGCCCGCCAGATGTGGGCCGGGCAGGTGGCCGCGCTGCCCGGCCTGCGGGAGGCGCTGGGCCTGGACGAGTCCGGCACCGACCGCGATGGCACCGACGCGGCCGAGGCGGTCGCCCGGGAACTGGTGGTCGCGATGGAGGAGCACGGTTGGCGACCGGACGCCGCCGCCGAGGTCACCACGCGCGTGCTCGGCGGTGGCGACGACGGGCGGGCCACGCTGGTCACCCGGATTCTGGAGTTCGCGGCGACCGAGGTGGTGCCCCGGCTGGCCCGCACCACCGACGAGCTGGCCCACGTCGTGCACGCCCTGGCCGGCGGGTACGTGCCGGCCGGGCCGAGCGGGTCACCGTTGCGCGGGCTGATCAATGTGCTCCCGACCGGGCGCAACTTCTACTCGGTGGATCCGAAGGCGGTGCCGAGCCGGCTGGCCTGGGAGACCGGTCAGGCGATGGCGGAGTCGCTGCTGGCCCGATACCGGGCCGACACCGGCGACTGGCCACGTTCGGTGGGACTGTCGGTGTGGGGCACGTCGGCGATGCGTACCGCCGGGGACGACATCGCCGAGGTGCTGGCGCTGCTCGGCGTACGGCCGGTGTGGGACGAGGCTTCGCGGCGGGTGACCGGCGTCACGGTGGTCCCGACCGAGGAGCTGGGTCGGCCCCGCATCGACGTGACGGTACGGATCTCGGGTTTCTTCCGCGACGCGTTCCCGCACGTGGTGGCCATGTTGGACGACGCGGTCCGGCAGGTCGCGGCCCTCGACGAGCCGGACGAGCTGAACTTCGTCGCCGCGCACGCCCGCGCCGACCTGGCCACCCACGGCGACACCCGGCGGGCCACCATGCGGATCTTCGGCTCCAAGCCGGGGACGTACGGTGCCGGGCTGCTGCAGCTGATCGACAGCCGCAACTGGCGCGACGACGCCGACCTGGCCGAGGTGTATGCGGTGTGGGGCGGCTACGCCTACGGCCGTGACCTCGACGGCGCGCCGGCCCGCGACCAGATGGAGTCGGCGTACCGGCGGATCGCGGTAGCGGCGAAGAACATCGACACCCGAGAACATGACATTGCTGACTCCGACGACTACTTCCAGTACCACGGCGGGATGATCGCCACGGTACGGGCGTTGACCGGGTCGGCCCCGGCGGCCTACGTCGGTGACAGCACCCGGCCGGAGGCGGTCCGCACCCGCGCGCTGCACGAGGAGACCGCCCGGATCTTCCGGGCCCGGGTGGTGAACCCGCGCTGGCTGGCGGCGATGCGCCGGCACGGCTACAAGGGGGCGTTCGAGCTGGCCGCCACCGTCGACTACCTGTTCGGCTACGACGCCACCGCCGGGGTGGTCGCCGACTGGATGTACGACAAGCTGGCCGAGACGTACGTGCTCGACGAGGTCAACCAGCGGTTCCTGACCGAGTCGAACCCGTGGGCGCTGCACGGGATCACCGAGCGGCTGCTGGAGGCGGCCGACCGCAAGCTCTGGGAATACCCCGACCCGGCGGTGCTCGACGGGCTGCGGGAGGTGTTCCTGCGTACCGAAGGCGACCTGGAGGACCGCGCCGGTTGA
- a CDS encoding precorrin-2 C(20)-methyltransferase: protein MNARRGGPGQLYGVGLGPGDPELVTVKAARLIAAADVIVHHSARHGRSVARSIAEPYLRAGQIEEALVYPVTTERSTHPGGYRAAMDEFYADCARRLAAHLDAGRTVVVLAEGDPLFYGSYMHLHKRLADRYPTEVVPGVTSMSGAAAALGRPLVEADEVLTVLPGTLSGAELTRRLAETDAAAVLKLGRTFPAVRDALTAAGRLDDAWYVERASTGEERVAPLADVDPATVPYFSLALLASRRGGTVAASAADTARSGRGEVVVVGLGPAGRDWITPQAQAALAAADDLVGYGPYLDRVPANPRQRRHPSDNQVEAQRAAHALRLAADGARVAVVSSGDPGVFAMATAVLEVAAEPRWKDVPVRVLPGVTAAQAVASRVGAPLGHDYCVLSLSDRLKPWPVIERRLLAAARADLVIAIYNPASRSRTWQLARARDLLLEHRSAQTPVVVGRDIGGPGERVDVVALADLDPATVDMRTLLIVGSSVTQVNHGRDAAPVVFTPRHYPG, encoded by the coding sequence TTGAACGCGCGTCGCGGCGGACCGGGTCAGCTCTACGGCGTCGGGCTCGGCCCGGGTGACCCGGAACTGGTTACCGTGAAGGCGGCCCGGCTGATCGCTGCGGCCGACGTGATCGTGCACCACAGTGCCCGGCACGGTCGCAGCGTCGCCCGGTCCATCGCCGAGCCGTACCTGCGCGCGGGACAGATCGAGGAGGCGTTGGTCTACCCGGTGACCACCGAGCGCAGCACCCACCCCGGCGGCTACCGGGCGGCGATGGACGAGTTCTACGCCGACTGCGCGCGGCGGCTCGCCGCCCATCTCGACGCCGGTCGGACCGTGGTCGTGCTCGCCGAGGGCGACCCGCTGTTCTACGGCTCCTACATGCACCTGCACAAGCGGCTGGCCGACCGGTACCCGACCGAGGTGGTGCCCGGCGTCACCTCGATGAGCGGTGCCGCCGCCGCACTCGGCCGACCGTTGGTCGAGGCCGACGAGGTGCTCACCGTCCTGCCCGGCACCCTGTCCGGGGCGGAACTGACCAGACGGCTGGCCGAGACCGACGCCGCCGCCGTGCTCAAGCTGGGCCGGACCTTCCCGGCGGTACGCGACGCGCTGACCGCCGCCGGCCGGCTCGACGACGCCTGGTACGTCGAACGGGCCAGCACCGGGGAGGAACGCGTCGCGCCGCTGGCCGACGTCGACCCGGCGACGGTGCCGTACTTCTCCCTGGCGTTGCTGGCCAGCCGTCGCGGTGGCACCGTCGCGGCGAGCGCCGCCGACACCGCCCGGTCCGGCCGGGGAGAGGTGGTGGTGGTCGGCCTCGGACCGGCCGGCCGGGACTGGATCACCCCGCAGGCCCAGGCCGCTCTCGCGGCCGCCGACGACCTGGTCGGGTACGGACCGTACCTGGACCGGGTGCCGGCCAACCCCCGGCAACGCCGGCATCCGTCGGACAACCAGGTCGAGGCGCAGCGGGCCGCGCACGCGCTTCGGCTGGCGGCCGACGGAGCCCGGGTCGCGGTGGTCTCCTCCGGCGACCCCGGGGTGTTCGCGATGGCCACGGCGGTGCTGGAGGTCGCCGCCGAGCCCCGCTGGAAGGACGTGCCGGTCCGGGTGCTGCCCGGGGTGACCGCCGCCCAGGCGGTGGCCAGCCGGGTGGGGGCACCGCTCGGGCACGACTACTGCGTGCTGTCGTTGTCGGACCGGCTCAAACCCTGGCCGGTGATCGAGCGGAGGCTGCTCGCCGCCGCCCGCGCCGACCTGGTGATCGCGATCTACAACCCCGCGTCGCGCAGCCGGACCTGGCAGCTGGCCCGGGCCCGGGATCTGCTGCTGGAGCACCGGTCGGCGCAGACCCCGGTGGTGGTGGGCCGCGACATCGGCGGCCCCGGCGAACGTGTCGACGTGGTGGCGCTGGCCGATCTGGACCCGGCCACGGTGGACATGCGGACCCTGCTGATCGTCGGTTCGTCAGTGACCCAGGTCAACCACGGCCGGGACGCGGCGCCGGTGGTCTTCACCCCACGGCACTACCCGGGCTGA